Part of the Thermococcus sp. genome is shown below.
GAAGGAAGTGTCCTTCCAGCGTTCGAATTCCTCTGGTTTTTCTATTATTACGTTGAGGAGGATGCCGTGCTTCATTAGAATTCTGAACACCTTATCAATGATGTCATCGAGGGACAAATCACCGATTATCAAAACATCAACATCGCTTTCATCGGTGTAGTCCCCCCTGACATAGGAACCGAAGAGATAGACCCCTTAATCCTGCTTCCTCCTGCTCGAGCCTATACATCACGTTGTAGTCAAGCCTTGCTCCTCATCTGAAAGGCCTTGGTAAGGGTCTTCCCGTAGTACTCCTCAACAAGGCCATCCTTCACGTAGTACTTCCCGAACATCGAAACCGTGCCCGCGTGCTTCTTGGGGGAGGGCTCTTTGAACAGGAGGAGCGCCCTTGAGGCGTGAAACGTATGCCCTGCTTATTGCATCCCTGTATTTTCCGTGCTCGAAGAGTATGTAAGCTGAGGAGAGTTCTTCCTCTGCCACTTCCATTTCCCTCTCGATTTCCTCCAGCATCGAGTTATTTACGGTGTCAGAATATTTAAACGTCTCCCCACTAGGCTTTTATCCCCCTCGCCGTATTTTTCTTGGTGGTGAGGATGGGTGATATGAGGTATTCAGAGCTGGCAGACCTCTACAGGAGGCTTGAGAAGACCACTCTCAAAACGCTGAAGACCAGGTTCGTCGCGGACTTCCTCAAGAAAACACCGGATGAGTTGCTTGAGATAATGCCCTATCTTATCCTTGGCAAGGTCTTTCCTGACTGGGACGAACGCGAGCTTGGCGTTGGGGAAAAACTGCTCATAAGGGCTGTTTCCATGGCAACGGGTGTTCCGGAAAAGGAGATAGAGAACTCCATCAAGGACACCGGGGATTTGGGTGAGAGCGTTGCCCTAGCGCTAAAGAAAAGGAAGCAAAGGAGCTTTTTCAGCCAGCCACTCACGATAAAGCGCGTTTATAACACCTTCGTTAAGATAGCCGAAGCCCAAGGGGAGGGAAGCCAGGATAGGAAGATGAAATATTTAGCGAACCTCTTCATGGACGCCCAGCCGGAGGAGGGTAAATACATAGCTAGAACCGTTTTGGGAACCATGAGAACGGGTGTTGCCGAGGGAATATTGAGAGACGCCATAGCCGAGGCCTTCAAAGTCAAGCCCGAACTCGTGGAAAGAGCCTACATGCTCACGAGCGACTTCGGTTACGTTGCAAAGATAGCGAAGCTCGAAGGAAACGAGGGTCTCTCGAAGGTCAACATACAAATAGGAAAACCCATAAGGCCGATGTTGGCCCAAAACGCGGCCAGCGTAAAGGACGCACTCCTAGAAATGGGCGGCGAGGCGGCATTCGAGATTAAGTACGACGGCGCTAGAGTTCAGGTTCACAGGGACGGCGACAGGGTGATAATATACTCAAGAAGGCTTGAAAACGTTACCCGGTCGATACCTGAGATAGTTGAAGCCGTGAAAGCCTCAATAAAACCCTCGAGGGTTATAGTTGAGGGCGAGCTGGTGGCCGTTAGTGAAAACGGTAGACCGAGGCCCTTCCAGTACGTCCTGAGAAGGTTCAGGAGGAAGTACAACATCGAGGAGATGATTGAGAAGATTCCCCTTGAGCTGAACCTCTTTGATATTCTCTACGTCGAAGGCGAGAGCCTCATAGACACTCCTTTCAAGGAGAGGAGGAAGAGACTCGAAGAGAGCGTCAACGAAAGCGAGAAAATAAAACTCGCCGAGCAACTCGTGACAAAGAAGGTTGAAGAGGCCGAGGGGTTTTACAAGAGGGCTTTGGAGCTTGGCCACGAGGGACTCATGGCAAAGAGACTGGATTCAATATATGAGCCCGGAAACAGAGGCAAGAAGTGGCTGAAGATTAAGCCGACGATGGAGAACCTTGACCTTGTCATCATCGGCGCGGAATGGGGCGAAGGAAGAAGGGCACACCTCCTCGGCTCGTTCCTCGTTGCCGCATACGACCCGAACAGCGGTGAGTTCGTCCCGGTCGGAAAGGTCGGGAGTGGGTTCACAGATGAAGACTTGATGGAGTTCACAAAGATGCTGAAGCCCCTGATTGTCAGGGAGGAGGGCAAGTTCGTCGAGATTGAGCCTAAGGTCGTCATCGAGGTCACTTACCAGGAGATACAGAAGAGCCCCAAATACAAGAGCGGTTTCGCACTCCGCTTCCCGCGCTACGTGGCTTTGAGGGAAGACAAAAGCCCGGAGGAGGCAGACACGATAGAGCGCGTCGCCCAGCTCTACGAGTTCCAGGAGAGGTTCAAGGCCAAGAAGTAAGGTCCTCGCTGGTTTCTTCCTCGGATTCTTTTTCTACTTCATTTTCAAGGGTTCCCAAGTCCGAATAGAGGGTTCCAAAGGTTGTCTTCCTCCGCTCGAGGAGTCTTCTCTCGTAATCTATGGCGAACCTAAACGCCCCATCGATGGAATTGTAGAGCTTAATGACTGCCCATATTCCGCCGAGTGCGAGCAGGCCGGCTATTCCACCGCCGAAGGGCATCAGAAGGATAGGTGCATCGTAGAGGCCATGGAGGAGGGAGGCACGCAGGTAGCCCTCAAGGAGGGAACCGCGAAGGGCACTTTCGAGAGCCACTGCCGTCCAAGCAACGTGGAACATCAGGATTATGAGTCTCAGAAAACCCCCGATTAAGTTTCCACGCGAGGCAAGAACCACGAAGTAAATGAGCGCCTCCACAATTCCAAAAAAGAGAGCAACCTTTAGAGTAAGTCTCCACCGCGTCATCGTGTCCTTGCATCGGCTAAAAACGAAGGGGAGGAGCTTTGCCCCCTCCTCTATAGGGCCGACGAAGATTGCTAGAGCTAGAAACATCGCTGAGCTTCCCCAAAGTGGATATATCACCGCGAACTCAAGGAGGAGCGCAGTCACGAAGGCAATAATGCCCCAGCCGAGTATTAAAAGTTTTGAAACGGGAAAAACGGCCCTATTGGTCTCGGCCAGCCATGAGAGGGTTTTCATGAATATTCTAACCCCAAAGATGAGCGCTATGAATACGTAGGCAACAACCACGAGTTCTCCAACCATGTGACCACCGCCTAACTTTGGGCGATGGTAACTTAAGCCTTTCGGTTAACTGGATTGTGTTAAACTGAAAACCTCACGTCACTTTTTTAAACATGCCCATGAACCTCAGCTGGTGGTTTAGATGGACAGGAGAGACAAGCTAATAGAGGCATTTTTCAGGGAGAAGGCCATACTCTTCGGCCACTTTGTGCTGACGTCAGGGAAGGAGAGCGACTACTATATCAACGTCAAGAAGCTCATAACCAACCCCGGGGTTCTAAAGCTGATTGCAGAGCTAATGAAAGAGAAGGCCGAAGAGCTTGGAGTTGAGTTCGACAGAGTTGCTGGCCCCGAGCTCGGGGCGGTGCCTATAGCGACGGCACTTTCCCTCGAAACGGGCAAGCCCCTCGTAATCGTCAGGAAGAAGCCTAAAGGCCACGGAACCGGGAGTCAGATTGAGGGGGAGGTAAGGCCCGGAGATAGGGTTCTCCTCGTCGAGGACGTGACAACGACCGGTGGAAGCGTCCTCCGTTCAGCGAAGGTCCTTGAGAAGGAGGGAGCTAAGGTAACGGCCATCCTAGTCGTCGTTGATAGAGAGGAAGGCGCGGGGGAAAACCTGAAGGACTACACCTTTGCACCCCTTGTTACCGTCTCAGAGCTTTTCACCAGAAGGGACTCCGTGGAGGACTGACAGAAAGGCCTCCTTTATCCTCTCCCAGAGGCTCCTCTTTTCTCTCCTCCCAAACACCCACTCGCTCAGGACCCTTCCCGCCGTGGTTATGTCCTTCGATGCTCTCGCGTGCGGGGAGAAGGCTATAGCGGGGATTCCCTCGTTCTGACTCGCGGGAACCGCCGGGTCGTGAGCAACAATCCCAACGACCGGGACGTTGAAGCTCCCCTCGAGGAAGTTCACTATACCTTCAATTGCAGGTTCGGCTTCGCGAACCTTGTTTATGATGACCCCAACCTTTAGGCCATAAGCCTCGCCGATAGCCTTCAGCTTCTCGACTTCGTTCTCAACCATACGGTGGAAGGAGTGAATCGGCCCCCTCTCGACCTCGATTATGATTAGCTGATACTGAGCAAGCCTGAAGGTCGAGATTGTGTCGAAGGGTATCCCCACTGGGGAATCTATCAGCGTAACGTCGTATTTGGCCTGAACTTCCATCACAATCCCCCTGAGCCTTCTCTGGTCTATGTCGAGAATGTCGTAGAGCTTCGAACTCCCAGGGAGGACGTCAACGCCGGTCCTCACGTCCCGATAAATGGAATTCTCAAGGCTCGACTCCTCGTTCTTAAGTAGAGTGTGGAGGTTCGTCACGGGGTTGTATACTCCGAAGTGGAAGGCGAGTTTTGGAAGGTAAAGGTCCCCATCTATCGCGAGGGTTCTGAGGCCGATTCCAGAGAAATAAGTCGAGAGATTGGCCGTCATTGTCGTCTTCCCGGCACCACCTCTGCCAGTAATCACTATCGATACCATAAGCTCGTCTCCGATTTCCGTTGATTAAAGAAAATGATTGAAGTCAAATGTAGTCCTCAAGCGTCTTGGCTTTCACCATGATGGAGGCCTTCTCACGGCCGTAGAAGACCTCAACGAGACCTTCAGACTCCAGCTCCCTAACGGTTTTGAGCAAAGCCGGAGCGGGTGTCTCGAGCTCGGCACTGAGGTTCTGGAGGGCAACGGCCCTCTTCTTGGTTGCCAA
Proteins encoded:
- the pyrE gene encoding orotate phosphoribosyltransferase, with product MDRRDKLIEAFFREKAILFGHFVLTSGKESDYYINVKKLITNPGVLKLIAELMKEKAEELGVEFDRVAGPELGAVPIATALSLETGKPLVIVRKKPKGHGTGSQIEGEVRPGDRVLLVEDVTTTGGSVLRSAKVLEKEGAKVTAILVVVDREEGAGENLKDYTFAPLVTVSELFTRRDSVED
- a CDS encoding PrsW family glutamic-type intramembrane protease, translating into MVGELVVVAYVFIALIFGVRIFMKTLSWLAETNRAVFPVSKLLILGWGIIAFVTALLLEFAVIYPLWGSSAMFLALAIFVGPIEEGAKLLPFVFSRCKDTMTRWRLTLKVALFFGIVEALIYFVVLASRGNLIGGFLRLIILMFHVAWTAVALESALRGSLLEGYLRASLLHGLYDAPILLMPFGGGIAGLLALGGIWAVIKLYNSIDGAFRFAIDYERRLLERRKTTFGTLYSDLGTLENEVEKESEEETSEDLTSWP
- a CDS encoding ArsR family transcriptional regulator — its product is MFGRRKDIVYKVLATKKRAVALQNLSAELETPAPALLKTVRELESEGLVEVFYGREKASIMVKAKTLEDYI
- a CDS encoding MinD/ParA family protein, coding for MVSIVITGRGGAGKTTMTANLSTYFSGIGLRTLAIDGDLYLPKLAFHFGVYNPVTNLHTLLKNEESSLENSIYRDVRTGVDVLPGSSKLYDILDIDQRRLRGIVMEVQAKYDVTLIDSPVGIPFDTISTFRLAQYQLIIIEVERGPIHSFHRMVENEVEKLKAIGEAYGLKVGVIINKVREAEPAIEGIVNFLEGSFNVPVVGIVAHDPAVPASQNEGIPAIAFSPHARASKDITTAGRVLSEWVFGRREKRSLWERIKEAFLSVLHGVPSGEKL
- a CDS encoding ATP-dependent DNA ligase, with protein sequence MRYSELADLYRRLEKTTLKTLKTRFVADFLKKTPDELLEIMPYLILGKVFPDWDERELGVGEKLLIRAVSMATGVPEKEIENSIKDTGDLGESVALALKKRKQRSFFSQPLTIKRVYNTFVKIAEAQGEGSQDRKMKYLANLFMDAQPEEGKYIARTVLGTMRTGVAEGILRDAIAEAFKVKPELVERAYMLTSDFGYVAKIAKLEGNEGLSKVNIQIGKPIRPMLAQNAASVKDALLEMGGEAAFEIKYDGARVQVHRDGDRVIIYSRRLENVTRSIPEIVEAVKASIKPSRVIVEGELVAVSENGRPRPFQYVLRRFRRKYNIEEMIEKIPLELNLFDILYVEGESLIDTPFKERRKRLEESVNESEKIKLAEQLVTKKVEEAEGFYKRALELGHEGLMAKRLDSIYEPGNRGKKWLKIKPTMENLDLVIIGAEWGEGRRAHLLGSFLVAAYDPNSGEFVPVGKVGSGFTDEDLMEFTKMLKPLIVREEGKFVEIEPKVVIEVTYQEIQKSPKYKSGFALRFPRYVALREDKSPEEADTIERVAQLYEFQERFKAKK